The Sylvia atricapilla isolate bSylAtr1 chromosome 12, bSylAtr1.pri, whole genome shotgun sequence genome has a segment encoding these proteins:
- the CHST8 gene encoding carbohydrate sulfotransferase 8, with translation MRLTCMFSFILLFGAVGLVVFIHLQDPEEIVHQQTPGIKYHMGFQQPKKQDCVSSNNQDTRLRKNTADRAATVKQSNSLEPSESVPTKLQSTDRRQSSIMFAMKDQQKGEEINSIKLHKRRRRFIIKKSPILISMNSSVLNLPTLKYEDRNNSKWKTLYQIQGERKRIMRETCSKYKSNNRRIITPYHVSRIFVEDKYRVLYCEVPKAGCSNWKRVLMVLNGLASSTKDIQHNTVHYGNYLKRLDGFDHKGIYHRLNTYTKMLFIREPFEKLVSAFRDKFEHPNNYYHPVFGKAIISRYRVNATKEALRTGSGVKFKEFIQYLLDVHRPVGMDIHWDHVNRLCSPCLIDYDFVGKFESMEEDANFFLHLIGAPQNLTFPKFKDRHSNEERTTTKITQQYFAQLSPSQRQQSYDFYYMDYLMFNYSKPFEDLY, from the exons GGATAAAATATCACATGGGATTCCAGCAACCaaaaaaa CAGGACTGTGTTTCCAGCAATAACCAGGATACAAGATTAAGGAAAAACACTGCAGACAGAGCAGCAACAGTTAAGCAGAGCAATTCATTAGAGCCATCTGAAAGTGTGCCCACCAAGCTTCAAAGCACTGACAGAAGGCAAAGCAGCATCATGTTTGCTATGAAAGATCAACAGAAAGgtgaagaaattaattccatcAAGCTCCATAAACGCAGGAGGAGGTTTATAATTAAAAAGAGCCCAATTCTGATTTCCATGAACAGCTCAGTTCTCAACCTGCCCACACTTAAATATGAGGATAGAAACAACAGCAAGTGGAAAACTCTCTATCAGATCCAAGGAGAAAGGAAGCGGATTATGAGGGAAACTTGTTCAAAATACAAGAGTAATAACAGAAGAATAATCACCCCTTACCACGTGTCTAGAATATTTGTAGAAGATAAATACAGGGTTTTATACTGTGAAGTCCCAAAAGCCGGCTGCTCCAACTGGAAGCGGGTGCTGATGGTGCTGAACGGGCTGGCCTCCTCCACAAAGGACATCCAGCACAACACCGTGCACTACGGGAACTACCTGAAACGCCTCGACGGCTTTGACCACAAGGGAATTTATCACAGGCTCAACACTTACACTAAGATGCTGTTTATTCGTGAGCCTTTTGAAAAGCTGGTTTCTGCCTTTCGGGACAAGTTTGAGCACCCAAACAACTACTACCACCCGGTTTTTGGAAAAGCCATCATTTCCAGATACCGCGTCAATGCCACCAAAGAAGCATTAAGGACAGGCTCTGGAGTCAAGTTTAAAGAGTTCATTCAATATCTCCTGGATGTACATAGGCCAGTGGGTATGGATATACACTGGGATCACGTCAATAGGCTTTGCAGCCCATGTTTGATAGACTACGACTTCGTTGGGAAATTTGAAAGTATGGAAGAGGATGCAAactttttcttgcatttaattGGTGCTCCACAAAATTTAACTTTCCCCAAGTTTAAAGATCGTCATTCCAATGAAGAAAGAACTACCACTAAAATTACACAACAGTATTTTGCACAGCTTTCTCCTTCTCAACGACAACAAAGCTATGACTTTTACTATATGGATTACTTGATGTTCAACTACTCAAAACCTTTTGAAGATTTATATTAA